The DNA window GCCTTTACTTTGGTTTATCAGTGTCTAGGCACTGTCCACACTCCTTGGCTCTTGcttcccttcctctgtcttcaaaggCAGCAACTTGCATCCCCATAGTCATGCTCCCTCTGCCACTCTTCTTATGCCTTCCTCTTTCACCTTTTGGGTCCCTTGTAATTGTTTCGATCActcctggataatccaggatgatctttcTGTTCTCTGGTTAACTGACTAGCAACCTTAATTGCATCTACAACCTCTATTCCCTTGCTGTATAACAACATGATCATAGGTCCTGGGGACTGGATGTGGACATCTTTTAGGAACCATTATTCTGTCTCTACAGAAGCTTCTGTCTCAGCTCCTACTTGCTCATCTCAGTCACTGGGATACTCTGTCACCTCAAAACCTTCTGGCATCTCTTTCAGTTATTCAagtttcttttcagttttaaagTCATGAGAGAAGCCATCCCAAACCACTCTCTTTataattccattctattttgatTCTTCTTGTGCTCTCTTCTACCAAGACTCATATACTTCTGTTTATCTGTCACTTCTACATGCTGGACTGTAATGTCTAAGGAATTTTAACTCTTCATGGCTGTATtttcagtgcctagaatagtCCTGGTACATGGCAGGTTTCCAAATTTTTGTTAACCTGATATATGAGCTAATGAATGGGGTGACTTCACTGTCTCCTGGAATTGTGGAGAGAGCTAATAAGTGAAACACAAACTACGGTGAAAGAGAGATATTGCAGAACATGTTTTTTGTCTTCCAATGGCCATGTATTTAATTACAACATTCTTAGATTCCGTTATTTGATTGCATTGTGTGTTTACAGTGGAACCACATCCCATGGAAACTTCTAAGCATTCTTTTTATTACTGTACTGAGCTATATGCCTTCCACGTGACTTATCCTGGAGCTTTTCATAGGAAGCATATTCATTTCTGGAAAGAAATCATTTTTGAATGAGCATTCTGATATCTACTAGTGAGACAGCTCTTCTACAAGGGGAAAAATTTCTCCATTTTGTGATGTGTCAGATAATAACCAACTTCCCAGCTAGCTTTCCTTTGACAGATTTACCCATCTGCAGCCCATTTGCCTTTCCAACGTCTGCATGCACGTCACTGACCCCAGGTTTCTCCTTCTCCTGGATGGGGAAGAATGAGGAAGAGAGCAACACAATTCACGCAGCTGAACATTGCCTATATTTCTGGTCATCTTtgttcaaaaatatgtatatttctgcATCTTCATTGTATACAGATTTAAttgttaaaaacataaaagaatatagattttacaacataattttttctttattttttagagacctAGTGCTCTATTTTCAACTTTATAACTTGGAAGGAATCAGGAAACCGCCCTCTCAAAATATCAACATCCTGAAAGAGACTCTCTCTTCTCCCCCAAAACCTCTTAAGTAACAGTGTGTTAAATATATCCATATTCCAGTGTGTACCATTGGGTACACATTTACCTATTACTGTTTTTCCAAGATTCAACCTTGGAAGTTAACTTTCCATTTGACTGACTTAATTTAGGACTTGGTAATATCCTGACCaaagttttcaacatttttatgaGTGTGAGTCATAGTAAGAAACACATCTTTCACCATAACCAGGACAAACATTTTTCATGCATGTAGATGTCTATGGGTTACTTCAGTAGGCATTTCATGAAATGATACCTTTCTTGCTTGTCATGAAGATGTGatcatttcttttctagttctttttttctaaatgctcATTAGAAggctttcaatttattttacatCTCACTTTCTGTCtatattcttccatttggaaATAAGTATAAAGGagtatttatatcatatattttctgccctcttttttcttcctttttgtttttttgagacagggtctcactctgtcacccatgctggagagcattggcatgatctcagctcacagcaacctctgcctcctgggttcacatgattctcatacctcagcctcccacgtagctgggattataggcgtgcaccaccatacctggctaatttttgcatttttagtacagacagggtttcaccatgttaatcaggctggtcaccaactcctgggctcaagtgatctgcccgccttggcctctcaaagtgctcagattacagacgtgagccactgtgcctagcgtctgctctttttttttttttttaaatgagagtcTAATATCCCCACATGGAACCAACCAGGGCATGACCCCTCAGGCATTCTTTTTATCCCAAGTGTTCTCACCACCTTTCATTGTCTCATCAGGAGCATCACCCTTTGTATATCCCTGTCAGGTCCAACCTTTCAGATTCCCATCAAAACAGGTTGTCTGTTTCTTACCTATTTCAGTTAACCAAATTATTGTTCACAGctacagaaaagtaaaattaaagataCATGTTATGTAAAATTCTTGTGTAGGAATATTATGAATATGTAGATATAAACACTCCTAGGCCTTTGATGTTATTGTGAAGAATTTAACTGGCTACACAGTTTAGAGCAAGAGTTTACAGAAGATCGCTCTCACTTCACAACAACTGCAAGTGTGGGGATTTCCCAAAACTACCTTCACATTCAGTAATTACCTAGAAAGATAAGCAAAACTCACTGAATGCTTTTATACTAAAAGTTACGGATATTTACAGGGTAGAGATGCACATTACCTTTcaccaagagaaaaataagaaacagttCTGGGAAGTACCAAATGAGGATCTTGTATTGTATTCTCCTGATAGAGTAGGATGTGTTACATTCCCAGAATTAAGGTGTGACATAGAGTACAGCGAATCAGGGAAGCTCACCTGagctctggttttttttttttttttttgagatggagtcttgctctgtcgcccaggctggagtgcagtggggcgatctcagctcactgcaagctctgcctcccgggttcatgccattctcctgcctcagcatcctgagtagctgggactacagacacccgccaccatgcccggctaatttttttgtatttttagtagagacggggtttcaccgtgttagccaggatggtcttgatctcctgacctcgtgatccgcccgcctaggcctcccaaagtgctgggattaccgacgtgagccactgcgcccaccgaGCCCTGGTTTTACGAGTAATTTTTGAGGCTCCATTACATAGCCATTATTTGTTGATTGATTCCCATGTGGCTAGGCAGCCTCCTGGGCCACTGATTCCATGTAACCTAAAGCCCCACCTTAAATCACATTGCTCTTTGTGACATGGGGGCACCAACCCCCAAAGGCGTGGCCAGCCACAACCCTAAATCATATTGTTTCACTTTCCAGTGACCTAGTTTTACTCTCAAGCAAACAAAGACACTCTCCTCAGGCATAAACTCCTAGTCATTACCTCTCAGATCCTGAGGAAAACATCCAGACCTCATTTTGAGTAAGGTTAATATCTTTACTTTGTAAGCATACACAATATAAACACAAATGTACCAAGtattgattatattttctttaaagttcgttttgattcatattttattatatacataatttattagTTTCATAATTTACCATGCAAGATTTTAGACTGATTAGGAAATTCACTAGGAAGACTAGCAGGTATAATATTTGtatcatattaattttattattgtcttttatttttattttattaaaaattttatttcagtagtctttttattttattaaaatatatagtggtttttggttacatggatgaattgtctaatggtgaagtctgagattttagtgtacccatcacctgagtagtgtacattgtacccaactTGTAGCTTTTTATCCCTTACCCTACCTTCCACCCTCCCCATTTTGAGTCTCCatagtccattatatcactctgtatgcctttgcatacccatagcttaactcccacttataagtgaaaacacggtatttggttttccactcctgagttacttcacttagaataacggcctccagctccatccaagttgctgcaaaagacattatttcattttttatggctgaatagtattccatggtgaatatataccgtattttctttatccactcattggttgatgggcacttaggttggttccattaTCTTtgaaattgtgaattgtgctgtaatAAATAATAGGCATGCAGGTGTCCTTTtgatgtaatgacttcttttcctttgggtagacagtagtgggattgctggatcaaatagtaggtccacttttagttctttagagaatctccatactgtttttcatagaggttgtactaatttacattcacaccagcagtgtataagcatttcttttcacCACACCCATgtcaacatctgttgtttttcgTAAGTCTTTTATTTCTACcaagtattttacatataatacTTGGTTTAGTTTGAAATTGGCCTCATCCAAACCGAAGATTATGGTGCACTTGAAAAATACAAACTGAATGTTGTCTATACTCATGCGAGTTTCATGCCATGGCCTAAGTGAAATTTTGATAACACCGAACAAAGGCTTTACTTGTCCTCATCTTTTAATTCTGTATTCTGATAGGAGACAAGATCCAAACTGAGATGGAGACTGTTTCAGAAGCAGGAACACATCAAGAGTGGTCCTGCCAGCAAATCTGGGAAAAAATTGCAAGCGATTTAACCAGGTCTCAAGACTTGGTGATAAATAGCTCTCAGTTCTCCAAAGAAGGTGATTTCCCTTGCCAAACTGGGGAAGGACTATCTGTAATTCACACAAGACAGAAATCTTCCCAGGGCAATGGATATAAACAGTCCTTCAGTGATGTCTCCCTCTTTGATTTTCATCAACAATTACACTCAGGAGAGAAGTCTCATACATGTGATGAGTGTGGAAAAAGCTTTTGTTACATCTCAGCCCTTCGTATTCATCAGAGAGTCCACATGGGAGAGAAATGCTATaagtgtgatgtgtgtggtaaGGAATTCAGTCAGAGCTCACATCTGCAAACTCATCACAGAgtccacactggagagaaaccattcAAATGTGTGGAATGTGGGAAAGGCTTCAGTCGTAGATCAGCACTTAATGTTCATTGCAAATTACACATGGGAGAGAAACCTTATAATTGtgaggaatgtgggaaagccttcattCACGATTCCCAGCTTCAAGAACATCAGAGAATCCATACTGGGGAGAAGCCATTCAAATGTGATATATGTGGTAAGAGCTTCTGTGGTAGATCAAGACTTAATAGGCATTCCATGGTTCACACGGGAGAGAAACCATTCCGATGTGATACGTGTGGTAAGAGCTTTCGTCAGAGATCAGCACTTAATAGTCATCGCATGatccacacaggagagaaaccatacaaatgtGAGGAGTGTGGAAAAGGCTTTATTTGTAGGCGAGATCTTTATACGCATCACATGGTCCACACGGGAGAGAAGCCATATAATTGTAAAGAGTGTGGGAAGAGCTTCAGATGGGCCTCGTGTCTTTTAAAACATCAGCGAGTCCACAGTGGAGAAAAACCattcaaatgtgaagaatgtgggaaAGGATTTTACACAAATTCACAATGCTATTCCCACCAGAGATCCCATAGTGGAGAAAAACCATACAAATGTGTGGAGTGTGGGAAAGGCTACAAAAGGAGGTTAGATCTTGACTTTCACCAGCGCGTCCATACAGGAGAGAAACTGTATAattgtaaggaatgtgggaagagCTTCAGTCGGGCCCCATGTCTTTTGAAACATGAGAGACTCCACAGTGGAGAAAAACCATTCCAATGTGAAGAGTGTGGGAAGAGGTTTACTCAAAATTCACATCTTCATTCCCATCAGAGAGTCCACACTGGAGAAAAGCCATACAAATGTGCGAAGTGTGGAAAGGGCTACAATAGCAAGTTTAATCTTGATATGCACCAGAAGGTCCACACAGGAGAGAGACCGTACAATTGTAAAGAATGTGGGAAGAGTTTTGGCTGGGCCTCGTGTCTTTTGAAACATCAGAGACTGCACAGTGGAGAAAAACCATTCAAATGTGAAGAGTGTGGGAAAAGATTTACCCAGAATTCACAGCTTCATTCTCATCAAAGAGTGCACACTGGAGAAAAGCCATACAAATGTGATGAGTGTGGGAAGGGCTTCAGCTGGTCCTCAACTCGTCTGACCCATCAGAGACGCCACAGCAGAGAAACACCTCTCAAATGTGAGGAGCATGGGAAGAACATTGTACAGAATTCATTCTCTAAAGTGCAAGAAAAAGTTCACAGTCTAGAAAAGCCATACAAATGTGAGGACTGTGGGAAGGGCTACAACAGGTGCTTGAATCTTGATAAGCATCAGAGGGTCCACATGGGAGAGAAAACATGGAAGTGTAGGGAGTGTGATATGTGCTTTAGTCAGGCCTCAAGTCTTCAACTTCATCAGAATGTTCATATTGGAGAAAAACCTTAGTGATGTGATGGTGCAATAAAGTCTTCACTCAGTCTTCATGAATGCAATCTCATCTGAAAGTTCACAAAGgagagaaacattaaaatatgaggcacatagtaagcacttccCTTTGAGTACTTTATCTCTGAATCCATGCTGGTGATAAATTTCACCCATTCTTGGAAGAGGGAAAACATTTGTTTAAGATAACATCAGTGCTTCAGCCATAGCTCAGCATGCCCCAGTAGTCTCAGGACCACCATAATGGAGAATCCTTGTAAATGGTGTAATAAAGCTTCATTCAGAAGTTTGGTAATTACAGCTATCATTCAGGAGACAGGCCTTAGAAAGAGTAAGAGTTCATGAATTTACCAGACTCTAATGGTGGACGTGCCAAAATTGATgtccattagaatgtaagctacATGTGTCTTTCTTTGCTGCTAAATCATCACAGCCTTAACACTGATTAGCACTTTGTATGTGTTCAGTACTTGTTTGTTAAATcaatgaaaagataaaacatatGTATGGGTTTGGATACAATTTTGTGTATCCAAAAAGGGAAGCCTGCAAAAAATAATTCTGGGAAACATGAGTTGAAATGCAGAGTAAACTCAGTACTGCAATCCATAgcaatattttgcatattattattttttccttttaagtttttttcttgatCAGATTTATCATATTcattgaatattattttattgcacTTGGCTCCTGGCTTCCCCCCATCATGTGTTCTGAAGTCAGATTATTTGTGGCTCTATCAAATGTTCATTGCTTGTATACAGTATAAATTGAACtatcttttgtagtttttctcaCAGTATAGACTGAAAAGGTTTGGTTAATTTCGCAATAGCAGACCACTGCATATTTCACAATTAAGTGTTTTCAACAGTATTAAGGCAAGATTTACGGTAACACTTTTAAAGTGCCAGATGTACATtgacagaaattttcttttttcttttttttttttgagacggagtctcgctctgtcgcccaggctggagtgcagtggccaatctcggctcactgcaagctccgcctcccaggccattctcctgcctcagcctctctgagtagctgggactacaggcgcccgccacagcgctcggctaattttttgtatttttagtagagacgaggtttcactgtggtctcgatctcctgacctcgcgatccgcccaccttggcctcccaaagtgctgggattacaagcgtgagccaccgcgcctggcctgacaGAAATTTTCTTAGTCAATCCTAGATTGATCATGATTTCTGATTTCTATGCAGGCCTTGGTATGATT is part of the Nomascus leucogenys isolate Asia chromosome 17, Asia_NLE_v1, whole genome shotgun sequence genome and encodes:
- the ZNF224 gene encoding zinc finger protein 224 isoform X3, translating into MTFKDVAVVFTEEELGLLDLAQRKLYQDVMLENFRNLLSVGHQAFHRDTFHFLREEKIWMMKTATQREGNSGDKIQTEMETVSEAGTHQEWSCQQIWEKIASDLTRSQDLVINSSQFSKEGDFPCQTGEGLSVIHTRQKSSQGNGYKQSFSDVSLFDFHQQLHSGEKSHTCDECGKSFCYISALRIHQRVHMGEKCYKCDVCGKEFSQSSHLQTHHRVHTGEKPFKCVECGKGFSRRSALNVHCKLHMGEKPYNCEECGKAFIHDSQLQEHQRIHTGEKPFKCDICGKSFCGRSRLNRHSMVHTGEKPFRCDTCGKSFRQRSALNSHRMIHTGEKPYKCEECGKGFICRRDLYTHHMVHTGEKPYNCKECGKSFRWASCLLKHQRVHSGEKPFKCEECGKGFYTNSQCYSHQRSHSGEKPYKCVECGKGYKRRLDLDFHQRVHTGEKLYNCKECGKSFSRAPCLLKHERLHSGEKPFQCEECGKRFTQNSHLHSHQRVHTGEKPYKCAKCGKGYNSKFNLDMHQKVHTGERPYNCKECGKSFGWASCLLKHQRLHSGEKPFKCEECGKRFTQNSQLHSHQRVHTGEKPYKCDECGKGFSWSSTRLTHQRRHSRETPLKCEEHGKNIVQNSFSKVQEKVHSLEKPYKCEDCGKGYNRCLNLDKHQRVHMGEKTWKCRECDMCFSQASSLQLHQNVHIGEKP
- the ZNF224 gene encoding zinc finger protein 224 isoform X2 yields the protein MTTFKEAMTFKDVAVVFTEEELGLLDLAQRKLYQDVMLENFRNLLSVGHQAFHRDTFHFLREEKIWMMKTATQREGNSGDKIQTEMETVSEAGTHQEWSCQQIWEKIASDLTRSQDLVINSSQFSKEGDFPCQTGEGLSVIHTRQKSSQGNGYKQSFSDVSLFDFHQQLHSGEKSHTCDECGKSFCYISALRIHQRVHMGEKCYKCDVCGKEFSQSSHLQTHHRVHTGEKPFKCVECGKGFSRRSALNVHCKLHMGEKPYNCEECGKAFIHDSQLQEHQRIHTGEKPFKCDICGKSFCGRSRLNRHSMVHTGEKPFRCDTCGKSFRQRSALNSHRMIHTGEKPYKCEECGKGFICRRDLYTHHMVHTGEKPYNCKECGKSFRWASCLLKHQRVHSGEKPFKCEECGKGFYTNSQCYSHQRSHSGEKPYKCVECGKGYKRRLDLDFHQRVHTGEKLYNCKECGKSFSRAPCLLKHERLHSGEKPFQCEECGKRFTQNSHLHSHQRVHTGEKPYKCAKCGKGYNSKFNLDMHQKVHTGERPYNCKECGKSFGWASCLLKHQRLHSGEKPFKCEECGKRFTQNSQLHSHQRVHTGEKPYKCDECGKGFSWSSTRLTHQRRHSRETPLKCEEHGKNIVQNSFSKVQEKVHSLEKPYKCEDCGKGYNRCLNLDKHQRVHMGEKTWKCRECDMCFSQASSLQLHQNVHIGEKP
- the ZNF224 gene encoding zinc finger protein 224 isoform X1, with product MICLFIYPQEGILVVLFWVFMINAAVNIHVPIHNTHPCWWVASLATFSCLFFCLSWHFAGTILLSQELHHSGLCKFPEVRGKMTTFKEAMTFKDVAVVFTEEELGLLDLAQRKLYQDVMLENFRNLLSVGHQAFHRDTFHFLREEKIWMMKTATQREGNSGDKIQTEMETVSEAGTHQEWSCQQIWEKIASDLTRSQDLVINSSQFSKEGDFPCQTGEGLSVIHTRQKSSQGNGYKQSFSDVSLFDFHQQLHSGEKSHTCDECGKSFCYISALRIHQRVHMGEKCYKCDVCGKEFSQSSHLQTHHRVHTGEKPFKCVECGKGFSRRSALNVHCKLHMGEKPYNCEECGKAFIHDSQLQEHQRIHTGEKPFKCDICGKSFCGRSRLNRHSMVHTGEKPFRCDTCGKSFRQRSALNSHRMIHTGEKPYKCEECGKGFICRRDLYTHHMVHTGEKPYNCKECGKSFRWASCLLKHQRVHSGEKPFKCEECGKGFYTNSQCYSHQRSHSGEKPYKCVECGKGYKRRLDLDFHQRVHTGEKLYNCKECGKSFSRAPCLLKHERLHSGEKPFQCEECGKRFTQNSHLHSHQRVHTGEKPYKCAKCGKGYNSKFNLDMHQKVHTGERPYNCKECGKSFGWASCLLKHQRLHSGEKPFKCEECGKRFTQNSQLHSHQRVHTGEKPYKCDECGKGFSWSSTRLTHQRRHSRETPLKCEEHGKNIVQNSFSKVQEKVHSLEKPYKCEDCGKGYNRCLNLDKHQRVHMGEKTWKCRECDMCFSQASSLQLHQNVHIGEKP